Proteins from one Chrysiogenes arsenatis DSM 11915 genomic window:
- the infB gene encoding translation initiation factor IF-2 has protein sequence MAKLRVHELAKELGTSSKEIMQGLQDIGVDVSSALATVEAGDAAKLKQKQSSPGKTRAAGHTEAAPKTAQTAPEPQAAEQTTPKSSPKPAAPAEQSANPQEQRIAKDELPAPRPAVGDGQEPQRPRREFTPNSQTSDGATRPQGDRPAPGQQPRRRPTREFSFTRDGEARPVRSDAPQPRPAGEPRPAGGADRTDRPRLERRPVDADRPDRPRLERKDPSAAPAGDRPDRPRLDRERPKLDRSGRPGIGMGGGGGGQGGQGQRPPFGGGGGGQFQDKDAPRQDNRQRTMRPKPTDDSAVPAPELDVANRKKDKIKDKQKFIKKEDATGPKATAKKPETSDAIPKKIRTAGGWKIDAYDIERVGGGKKRKRREGRNLKNVSTIESNKQVKIIVHEAISVADFAKAVSKKATEIVAKLVGYGVMANINQVIDAETAELLASEYGAIIEVRKLDHEHLLDVLEDNETNLIQRPPVVTIMGHVDHGKTSLLDKIRSSGVADREAGGITQHIGAYNVDVGDGRRIAFLDTPGHEAFTQMRARGAKVTDIVILVVAADDGVMPQTREAIAHSKAAGVPIIVAVNKIDKPDAKPERVKQELAEFELLSEDWGGTTIFSHVSAKTGEGIPELLEMVLLQADVLELQANPEREARGTVIESRLDKRRGAVSTILVQNGTLRKGDILVAGTCYGRVRAMFDEHGKAIIEAGPSTPVEVLGLTGVPDAGDMAAVVSDEKIARQICSSREDKSKAATIASKSKMTLDDLFTQIQDGEAKELGVIIKADVHGSAEALASSLEKLSTPKIKLVVLHKGAGGITETDINLASASNAIVIGFNVRPEPKAQDLAQRDGVEVKTYSIIYEVVDDIKKAMEGMLDKKIVEKITGHVEVRETFRVPKLGTIAGGYVTDGDVNRNSHVRLVRDNIVVYTGKLASLKRFKDDVKEVRTNYECGLGLEKFDDIQVGDILEVFILEEIVQKLNGE, from the coding sequence ATGGCAAAACTGAGAGTTCACGAACTTGCCAAGGAACTGGGTACCAGTTCAAAGGAGATCATGCAAGGGCTTCAGGATATTGGCGTTGACGTTTCATCGGCCCTCGCAACGGTCGAAGCTGGTGATGCGGCCAAACTGAAGCAGAAGCAATCATCTCCTGGCAAAACCCGTGCAGCCGGACACACCGAAGCAGCTCCTAAAACAGCTCAAACGGCGCCGGAACCGCAAGCGGCCGAACAGACGACCCCCAAGTCTTCACCTAAACCCGCGGCACCTGCTGAACAGTCGGCGAACCCTCAGGAGCAGCGCATTGCGAAAGACGAGCTACCGGCGCCTCGTCCTGCCGTCGGAGATGGCCAAGAACCACAACGGCCACGCCGCGAATTTACTCCGAACAGTCAAACAAGCGACGGCGCGACTCGCCCGCAGGGCGATCGTCCCGCGCCAGGGCAACAACCACGCCGCCGCCCAACACGCGAATTCAGCTTTACGCGCGACGGCGAAGCGCGCCCAGTGCGTAGCGATGCGCCACAACCACGTCCAGCTGGCGAACCTCGCCCCGCAGGCGGCGCGGATCGTACAGACAGACCACGCCTTGAACGTCGCCCAGTGGATGCAGACCGTCCAGATAGACCACGCCTTGAGCGCAAAGACCCTTCTGCGGCTCCTGCGGGTGATCGTCCTGACCGCCCGCGTCTCGATCGTGAACGGCCTAAACTTGACCGTTCTGGTCGCCCCGGCATTGGCATGGGAGGCGGCGGTGGCGGCCAAGGTGGACAAGGGCAACGCCCACCATTTGGTGGCGGCGGTGGAGGCCAATTCCAGGATAAGGATGCACCACGCCAAGACAACCGTCAGCGGACGATGCGCCCCAAACCAACCGACGACTCCGCGGTACCAGCGCCAGAACTTGACGTTGCGAACCGCAAAAAAGATAAAATTAAAGACAAACAAAAGTTTATCAAAAAAGAAGATGCTACTGGGCCCAAGGCAACTGCCAAAAAACCAGAAACCTCTGATGCTATCCCCAAGAAAATTCGTACCGCTGGCGGCTGGAAAATTGACGCCTACGATATCGAACGTGTTGGCGGCGGCAAAAAAAGAAAACGCCGCGAAGGGCGGAATCTCAAGAACGTCTCGACTATCGAGTCGAATAAGCAAGTCAAAATTATTGTGCACGAAGCGATCAGCGTTGCCGACTTCGCCAAAGCTGTCTCCAAGAAAGCCACTGAAATTGTTGCGAAACTTGTTGGGTACGGCGTTATGGCGAACATCAACCAAGTTATTGATGCGGAAACCGCAGAATTACTGGCAAGTGAATATGGCGCCATTATTGAAGTGCGCAAACTTGACCATGAGCACCTGCTTGATGTCCTAGAAGACAACGAAACCAACCTGATCCAACGCCCGCCCGTCGTCACCATTATGGGACACGTCGACCACGGAAAAACGAGCTTGCTCGATAAAATCCGCTCTTCTGGGGTTGCCGACCGCGAAGCTGGCGGGATCACACAGCACATCGGTGCGTATAACGTCGACGTTGGCGATGGCCGCCGCATTGCGTTCCTTGATACGCCTGGCCATGAAGCGTTCACCCAGATGCGGGCACGCGGAGCGAAAGTGACTGACATTGTCATCCTCGTTGTCGCCGCCGATGACGGAGTTATGCCGCAAACACGCGAAGCCATCGCCCACTCAAAAGCGGCGGGGGTACCAATCATCGTAGCGGTCAACAAAATTGACAAACCTGATGCGAAGCCTGAGCGCGTGAAGCAAGAATTGGCTGAATTTGAACTTCTCTCAGAAGACTGGGGTGGCACGACGATTTTCTCGCACGTTTCTGCCAAGACGGGCGAAGGGATTCCTGAGCTACTCGAAATGGTATTACTGCAAGCGGACGTGCTCGAACTCCAAGCCAACCCTGAGCGGGAAGCACGCGGTACAGTTATTGAATCTCGTCTTGATAAACGCCGTGGCGCCGTGTCGACTATCCTTGTTCAAAACGGGACACTGCGCAAAGGTGACATTTTGGTCGCCGGAACCTGCTATGGCAGAGTCCGCGCCATGTTTGATGAGCACGGAAAAGCGATTATCGAAGCAGGCCCTTCAACCCCAGTTGAAGTACTCGGCCTCACTGGAGTCCCTGACGCTGGTGATATGGCAGCAGTAGTCTCTGACGAAAAAATTGCGCGCCAGATTTGCTCAAGCCGTGAAGATAAATCCAAAGCGGCTACCATTGCCAGCAAGTCGAAAATGACACTCGACGATCTCTTTACGCAAATTCAAGATGGCGAAGCCAAAGAACTTGGCGTCATCATCAAAGCCGACGTGCATGGCTCTGCCGAAGCACTGGCCAGTTCGCTGGAAAAACTTTCGACACCGAAAATCAAACTTGTCGTGCTTCATAAAGGCGCGGGCGGGATTACCGAAACCGATATTAACCTTGCTTCAGCCTCAAATGCCATCGTCATTGGCTTTAACGTCCGCCCTGAACCAAAAGCGCAGGATCTGGCACAACGTGACGGGGTAGAAGTGAAAACCTACTCCATCATCTATGAAGTGGTTGACGACATTAAAAAGGCGATGGAAGGGATGCTCGACAAAAAGATTGTCGAAAAAATTACCGGCCACGTTGAAGTGCGTGAGACCTTCCGTGTGCCGAAACTTGGCACCATTGCTGGTGGTTACGTCACCGATGGCGACGTCAACCGCAACTCACATGTTCGCTTGGTACGCGACAACATCGTGGTATATACCGGCAAACTCGCTTCGCTGAAACGCTTCAAAGATGACGTTAAAGAAGTGCGGACGAACTACGAATGCGGACTTGGCTTGGAAAAATTTGACGACATTCAGGTCGGAGATATACTCGAAGTCTTCATTCTTGAAGAAATCGTTCAGAAACTCAACGGCGAATAA
- a CDS encoding DUF448 domain-containing protein, with product MKQAERTCIVCREKHEKSTFVRLCLAPTGELVWDLRHKLPGRGASLCLNWNCLRKGIQHKKITTALRTTEIAPYQEREKIAELMQLTKTTLLNYVKIGIKAGKAFSGYTKVMQVLTRERVSLVLLARDISPSRRRNILTFVHDRNLKLINIFQQSELGELFQADDRSCVVICDAGIAESMNYFLELYRILEEGSATWQN from the coding sequence TTGAAGCAAGCGGAACGCACCTGCATTGTCTGCCGTGAAAAGCATGAAAAAAGTACTTTTGTTCGCCTTTGCCTCGCCCCAACGGGTGAGCTGGTATGGGATTTACGGCATAAACTTCCCGGACGCGGAGCTTCGCTTTGCCTGAACTGGAACTGTCTCAGAAAAGGGATACAGCACAAAAAAATCACCACCGCCTTACGCACCACAGAGATTGCACCCTATCAAGAGCGGGAAAAAATCGCAGAACTGATGCAATTGACTAAAACAACTCTTCTCAATTATGTTAAGATTGGAATCAAGGCTGGAAAGGCTTTTTCCGGTTACACCAAGGTGATGCAGGTATTGACTCGCGAACGGGTTTCGCTGGTTTTGCTCGCAAGAGATATCTCACCATCGCGGAGACGAAATATACTGACGTTTGTCCACGATCGTAACCTTAAGTTAATTAACATTTTCCAGCAAAGTGAGCTTGGAGAATTATTCCAAGCTGACGACAGGAGTTGCGTTGTCATTTGCGACGCAGGGATAGCCGAATCGATGAATTATTTTTTAGAACTATACAGAATTTTGGAAGAAGGTAGTGCTACATGGCAAAACTGA
- the nusA gene encoding transcription termination factor NusA — translation MQNDFISSIEQLCREKSLDKLTLMEAIETAVIAALKRKYSQESIIHFSINEETGAFDVFFEKVIVGNVRDRHLEISAADAAKIDEDLRVGQTIKVPANVHAIGRITAQTAKQIILQKIRDVEKSQAFDDYSNRIGQLILCTVDRVENNRVILNLGECDGVMTVKDYLENEHFRAGQMIKAVIRDVEHNRRGGIRVYLSRTNEEFLCRLFEEEVPEVSSGAVSIKAAAREAGSRSKIAVRANRDNMDPIGACVGVRGSRVGAVVEEIGGEKIDIIQWFPEPAMFIRNALSPAKVIKIDIYDDENAAIVVVPQDQLSLAIGKRGQNARLAAKLTNWKIDIYSEEEYDEKYGTEEEFYDEDGYEDEAPQAGDE, via the coding sequence ATGCAAAACGATTTTATCAGCTCAATTGAACAACTCTGCCGTGAAAAATCACTCGATAAACTCACGCTTATGGAAGCCATCGAAACCGCCGTTATCGCCGCATTAAAGCGGAAATATTCGCAAGAAAGCATTATCCATTTTTCGATTAACGAAGAGACGGGCGCGTTTGATGTTTTTTTTGAAAAAGTTATCGTCGGCAATGTCCGCGATCGCCACCTTGAAATATCGGCAGCGGACGCCGCTAAAATCGACGAGGACTTGCGCGTTGGCCAGACCATCAAAGTTCCCGCCAATGTCCACGCCATTGGGCGCATTACTGCGCAAACCGCGAAACAAATTATTCTTCAGAAAATTCGTGACGTGGAAAAGTCACAGGCTTTTGACGACTACTCCAACCGCATCGGACAGCTTATTTTGTGCACCGTTGACCGCGTAGAGAACAACCGCGTCATCCTGAACCTTGGCGAATGCGACGGCGTTATGACCGTTAAGGACTACCTTGAAAACGAACATTTTCGAGCCGGACAGATGATCAAAGCCGTCATCCGCGACGTGGAACATAACCGTCGTGGCGGCATCCGCGTTTACCTGAGCCGCACGAACGAAGAATTCCTCTGTCGTCTTTTCGAAGAGGAAGTCCCGGAAGTATCATCTGGGGCTGTCTCAATCAAAGCTGCTGCCCGTGAAGCAGGCTCGCGCAGTAAAATTGCCGTCCGCGCGAACCGCGACAACATGGATCCAATTGGTGCCTGCGTTGGGGTCAGAGGGAGCCGTGTCGGTGCTGTTGTCGAAGAAATTGGTGGCGAAAAAATCGACATTATCCAGTGGTTCCCCGAGCCCGCCATGTTTATCCGCAACGCACTGAGCCCCGCAAAAGTGATTAAAATTGACATCTATGACGATGAAAACGCCGCCATTGTTGTTGTACCACAAGACCAACTCTCACTCGCCATTGGCAAGCGAGGGCAAAATGCACGACTGGCAGCGAAGCTGACAAACTGGAAAATCGACATTTACTCAGAAGAGGAATATGACGAAAAATATGGCACTGAAGAAGAGTTTTATGACGAAGACGGATACGAAGATGAAGCCCCGCAAGCCGGGGATGAGTGA
- the rimP gene encoding ribosome maturation factor RimP: MEKEHIIATVTTLAEPILADRGLELFDIELINASGWYLRVYIDRPGGVTLDDCEGVSVELSNILDVEDVVGVRYNLEVSSPGINRKIRGVADFQSHLGKLARVKLSEPLLNTKLHMGYIEYASAEHIILKERDRGIPIEIPVTQIEKANLEYEWE, encoded by the coding sequence ATGGAGAAGGAACACATAATCGCCACCGTCACAACACTTGCCGAGCCAATCCTAGCGGATCGCGGCTTAGAGCTCTTTGACATTGAACTTATCAATGCCAGCGGCTGGTATCTTCGCGTCTACATCGACCGCCCAGGTGGCGTCACGCTTGACGATTGCGAAGGGGTCAGTGTTGAACTCAGCAATATTCTCGACGTCGAAGATGTTGTTGGAGTTCGCTATAATTTAGAAGTCTCCAGCCCGGGGATCAATCGAAAAATCAGAGGTGTAGCCGACTTTCAGAGCCACCTTGGCAAGCTCGCACGGGTCAAACTGAGCGAACCGCTTCTGAACACCAAGCTCCACATGGGCTATATCGAGTACGCGAGTGCGGAGCATATTATTTTGAAAGAACGAGATCGCGGCATACCGATCGAAATCCCTGTAACCCAAATAGAAAAAGCCAACCTCGAATATGAGTGGGAGTAA
- the rseP gene encoding RIP metalloprotease RseP has product MSLFAALLILGFLIFIHELGHFTVAKLCGVGVDVFSIGFGRRIWGKKFGETEYQISLIPLGGYVKMQGESLDGDDPNAPVAREKSFAHKTVWQRIAIVIAGPIANIALPIILLAAVHMNGVNHLKSVVGNVMENSAAAEAGMIAGDRIVEIEGKSVTWWDDLVNTVRERPEQQTRITVERNGTLHDLIVTPRLSQSKNIFGEETPVGLIGIASGKDVVKVHYGPLDALWLGSVKTWELVVLTVTGIVKMIQQVIPADNIGGPIMIVQVAADQVQHGMNSILFFMALISVNLGILNLLPIPILDGGHLMFYLIEALTGKRPTIRVREIATRIGMALLATLMIFAFYNDIRRLIFGTVLPGSE; this is encoded by the coding sequence ATGAGTCTTTTTGCCGCCCTACTGATACTTGGATTTCTTATTTTCATCCACGAACTTGGACATTTCACCGTTGCCAAGCTGTGTGGTGTCGGCGTGGACGTGTTTTCAATTGGCTTTGGACGGCGCATCTGGGGGAAAAAATTCGGCGAAACCGAATACCAGATATCACTCATCCCCCTTGGCGGGTATGTGAAAATGCAAGGAGAATCACTTGACGGCGACGACCCAAACGCCCCTGTGGCACGAGAAAAATCCTTCGCCCACAAAACCGTCTGGCAGCGCATTGCCATCGTTATAGCGGGGCCAATTGCCAATATCGCCTTGCCAATTATTCTCCTTGCTGCCGTCCACATGAACGGTGTCAACCACCTCAAATCCGTAGTCGGTAACGTGATGGAAAACTCGGCCGCTGCCGAAGCGGGCATGATCGCGGGCGACCGTATTGTAGAGATTGAAGGAAAAAGCGTCACGTGGTGGGATGATCTGGTGAACACCGTGCGCGAACGCCCTGAGCAGCAAACCCGCATTACGGTTGAGCGCAACGGAACATTGCATGACCTCATCGTAACCCCACGCCTGTCACAAAGTAAAAATATTTTCGGCGAAGAGACACCCGTTGGCCTGATCGGCATTGCGTCAGGCAAAGACGTTGTTAAAGTCCATTACGGACCGCTTGATGCGCTCTGGCTCGGCAGTGTGAAAACGTGGGAATTGGTTGTACTCACCGTAACCGGCATTGTAAAAATGATTCAGCAAGTGATTCCGGCCGACAATATCGGCGGCCCGATTATGATCGTACAAGTCGCCGCCGATCAGGTGCAGCACGGCATGAATTCCATTCTCTTTTTTATGGCGCTGATTTCGGTCAACCTCGGCATCCTGAACCTCTTGCCAATACCGATCCTTGACGGTGGGCACCTTATGTTCTACCTCATTGAAGCCCTGACGGGAAAACGCCCGACCATCCGCGTCCGTGAGATTGCCACTCGTATCGGCATGGCGCTGCTAGCCACCCTTATGATCTTTGCCTTTTATAACGACATCAGGCGACTTATTTTCGGAACCGTCCTCCCTGGCAGCGAATGA
- a CDS encoding 1-deoxy-D-xylulose-5-phosphate reductoisomerase, whose product MQTLAILGSTGSIGTSALEIVAQYPDRLQVSALAAGNNRELLLQQAAYFRPALISIASEADAQWLRQQIDIPVYSGENGLLEVACERDATLVLAALVGSAGIAPTLAAINETKDIALANKETLVAGGALVMQRAQQAGVTIFPVDSEHSAIFQCLEGQRSEDVSHIILTASGGALRQLPLSELEKATVHEALRHPNWNMGRKVTIDSATMMNKGLELIEARWLFNVHPDQLDVVIHPESIIHSLVEYRDGSFLAHLGRPSMKIPLAYAFFHPERHPVGVEKLRLHELATLHFEAPDLQRYPCLHLAQQVMRQPDSAAAVLNSANEVAVDAFLQGKITFVRIAHIVEAVLSAHRPTALESLEHLMNLDMQSRLAAEAEVTR is encoded by the coding sequence ATGCAGACACTGGCCATCCTTGGCTCAACAGGATCGATAGGCACGAGCGCCCTAGAAATTGTGGCGCAATACCCTGATCGCTTACAAGTAAGTGCGCTCGCGGCTGGCAATAACCGGGAGCTCCTTCTTCAACAGGCGGCATACTTTCGCCCCGCGCTCATCAGCATCGCCAGTGAAGCCGATGCGCAATGGCTCCGTCAACAAATCGATATCCCTGTCTATAGTGGCGAAAATGGCCTTTTAGAAGTAGCATGCGAACGCGACGCCACCCTTGTCCTTGCGGCACTGGTTGGAAGTGCCGGCATTGCCCCCACCTTGGCCGCGATCAATGAAACCAAAGATATCGCCCTTGCCAATAAAGAAACACTTGTGGCTGGTGGGGCACTGGTGATGCAACGCGCCCAACAGGCTGGTGTAACCATTTTTCCGGTCGACAGTGAACACAGCGCCATTTTTCAGTGCCTCGAAGGGCAGCGGAGTGAAGATGTTTCTCATATCATCCTCACCGCCAGTGGAGGCGCTTTACGCCAATTACCACTGAGCGAACTCGAAAAAGCCACGGTGCATGAGGCGCTCCGCCACCCCAACTGGAATATGGGACGCAAAGTCACTATCGACTCCGCCACGATGATGAACAAAGGGCTGGAACTTATCGAAGCGCGCTGGCTTTTTAACGTTCATCCTGACCAGCTTGACGTGGTTATCCATCCCGAAAGCATCATCCACTCACTGGTGGAATATCGCGATGGTTCATTTTTGGCACACCTTGGCCGCCCATCTATGAAAATACCACTGGCATACGCCTTCTTTCACCCCGAACGCCACCCAGTCGGCGTTGAAAAACTCCGACTGCACGAACTAGCTACCCTGCATTTTGAAGCCCCCGATCTTCAACGCTATCCCTGCTTGCACCTTGCACAGCAGGTCATGCGCCAACCCGACAGCGCAGCGGCAGTGCTAAACAGCGCCAACGAAGTCGCCGTGGACGCGTTCTTGCAAGGCAAGATTACCTTCGTGCGCATTGCACATATTGTGGAGGCGGTTCTTAGCGCCCACCGCCCTACTGCACTCGAATCACTGGAGCACCTAATGAATCTTGACATGCAAAGCCGCCTGGCCGCAGAGGCCGAGGTAACCCGATGA
- a CDS encoding phosphatidate cytidylyltransferase, giving the protein MRQRIITALLAIPAVLAVILYSPFYVFGFVCALAASITALEYFSFTNTKSLYLLLSLFLAVFMFSFGIELGLAVSVILFYSSIALRMSRTNPISRYIVSTARYSFAFMYIGIGYSAMILIHSVHVWLFLALLFTIWAADSFAYFGGKALGKHPMAATISPKKTWEGFAFGVAGSALVFALWDHYFPTGFPLPLLCGALIGGISVLGDMVESAIKRDAGAKDSGTLLAGHGGIFDRMDSLIFTAPFFYIASQIVL; this is encoded by the coding sequence ATGCGACAACGGATTATTACAGCACTTCTCGCCATCCCTGCGGTGCTGGCGGTCATTTTGTACTCTCCCTTTTACGTTTTTGGCTTTGTCTGCGCACTCGCGGCAAGCATTACCGCGCTCGAATACTTCTCTTTCACCAACACGAAAAGCCTCTACCTCCTTCTTTCTCTCTTTCTGGCAGTATTCATGTTCAGCTTTGGCATCGAACTCGGACTGGCCGTCAGCGTCATCCTCTTCTATTCCAGCATCGCCCTGCGCATGAGCCGTACCAATCCGATTTCCCGTTATATTGTTTCCACGGCACGCTATAGTTTTGCGTTCATGTATATCGGCATCGGCTACAGCGCCATGATCCTGATTCATTCGGTTCATGTCTGGCTCTTTCTGGCACTTCTCTTTACCATCTGGGCAGCCGATAGCTTCGCCTATTTCGGAGGGAAAGCTCTCGGCAAACATCCAATGGCCGCTACCATCAGCCCGAAAAAAACATGGGAAGGCTTTGCCTTCGGTGTGGCGGGGTCTGCGCTTGTGTTTGCGCTGTGGGATCACTATTTCCCCACAGGATTCCCGCTGCCGCTCTTGTGCGGTGCGCTCATTGGTGGCATCAGCGTTCTTGGGGATATGGTAGAATCAGCGATTAAGCGCGATGCAGGAGCCAAAGATTCCGGAACATTACTTGCCGGACATGGTGGCATTTTTGACCGTATGGACAGCCTTATTTTTACGGCACCATTTTTCTACATTGCATCTCAAATCGTACTGTGA
- the frr gene encoding ribosome recycling factor encodes MVQDIYTEMNDKMTKAVEATKKEFTTLRTGRASTNILDSVRVNYYGNPSPLSQIGTVTVSDATTLLITPWESNIIAEVEKAIMAANLGLTPGNDGKTIRLSVPPLTEERRKDLAKQVKKFAEEGKVAIRNIRRHGNDLVKELEKDKTIAEDQAKKAQDEIQKITDGYSKKIDDLAKAKELELMKV; translated from the coding sequence ATGGTTCAAGATATTTATACCGAGATGAATGACAAAATGACCAAAGCGGTCGAGGCGACCAAGAAAGAATTTACCACGCTGCGTACTGGGCGGGCATCCACGAACATCCTTGACAGCGTGCGGGTCAATTACTACGGCAATCCATCACCTCTCTCACAAATCGGCACCGTAACGGTCAGTGACGCGACAACCCTGCTCATCACCCCGTGGGAATCGAACATCATCGCCGAAGTTGAAAAGGCGATCATGGCAGCCAACCTCGGCCTGACTCCGGGCAATGACGGAAAAACCATCCGCCTCAGCGTGCCACCACTGACCGAAGAACGGCGTAAAGATCTTGCCAAACAGGTAAAGAAATTTGCCGAAGAGGGGAAAGTCGCCATCCGCAACATCCGCCGCCACGGCAATGATCTGGTCAAGGAACTGGAAAAAGATAAAACCATTGCCGAAGATCAGGCCAAAAAAGCCCAAGATGAAATTCAAAAAATTACCGATGGTTACAGCAAGAAAATTGACGATCTCGCAAAAGCCAAAGAGCTGGAGCTGATGAAAGTGTAA
- the pyrH gene encoding UMP kinase, which yields MAHYERVLLKISGEALMGQLGYGIDPTVATNIAKEIKKALSHNIQIALVIGGGNIFRGVAASAKGMDRSTADYMGMLATMINALAMQDALEKLHVPTRVLSAIEMNSIAEPYIRRRAVRHLEKGRVVIFGAGTGNPYFSTDTAAALRANEIGAQIIMKATSVDGIYDSDPKKNPDAVRFDTISHIDLLKKELKVMDSTAASLCMDNQIPIVVFSLKVEGNIYRVLCGEKIGTIVEG from the coding sequence ATGGCACACTATGAACGGGTACTGCTGAAAATCAGCGGCGAAGCGTTAATGGGACAACTGGGCTATGGCATTGACCCGACGGTCGCCACCAACATCGCCAAAGAAATAAAAAAAGCACTGAGCCACAATATTCAGATTGCTCTGGTTATTGGCGGCGGGAACATCTTCCGCGGAGTCGCCGCTAGTGCCAAAGGGATGGATCGTTCCACCGCGGACTACATGGGCATGCTCGCCACCATGATCAATGCCCTCGCCATGCAAGACGCACTCGAAAAACTTCACGTACCGACACGTGTCTTGTCGGCCATTGAAATGAACTCCATAGCCGAACCGTACATCCGCCGCCGTGCCGTGCGCCACCTCGAAAAAGGTCGCGTGGTTATTTTCGGCGCGGGAACGGGCAACCCGTACTTTTCGACGGATACCGCTGCCGCACTGCGCGCGAACGAAATCGGCGCGCAAATCATTATGAAAGCAACGTCGGTTGATGGCATCTACGATAGCGACCCCAAAAAGAATCCAGATGCCGTGCGCTTTGACACGATCAGCCACATTGATCTGCTCAAAAAAGAACTCAAAGTGATGGACTCCACCGCAGCGAGTTTATGTATGGACAATCAGATTCCCATTGTGGTATTCAGCCTGAAAGTTGAAGGCAACATTTACCGTGTTTTATGCGGTGAAAAAATCGGGACGATAGTTGAGGGTTAA
- the tsf gene encoding translation elongation factor Ts — protein sequence MAEITAGMVKDLREKTGAGMMDCKKALNETNGNMEEAVDYLRKKGLSAAAKKAGRVAAEGMVVAYDANGIGVIAEINSETDFVAKNVEFQNFALDIAKLVADKDPASVEELLTLITPAGIPVQEELNHKIAKIGENMSIRRFVRAAGNPVATYTHMGGKIGVVVSLQGGSADLAKDLCLHVAAANPLFLDQNSVDADYLAKEEEIFTAKAVESGKPEKIIPNIVKGQVEKLLKDVCLVNQTFVKDPDKTIKQLLSEAGATLLSFTRYQLGEGIEKKECNFAEEVMQQVQGAR from the coding sequence ATGGCTGAAATTACTGCAGGAATGGTCAAAGATCTGCGCGAAAAAACTGGCGCAGGGATGATGGACTGTAAAAAAGCACTGAATGAAACAAACGGAAATATGGAAGAAGCCGTCGATTACCTCCGCAAAAAAGGTCTTTCGGCAGCTGCGAAAAAAGCAGGCCGTGTCGCAGCAGAAGGAATGGTTGTGGCATACGATGCGAATGGCATCGGCGTTATCGCAGAAATCAATTCCGAAACTGACTTCGTAGCGAAAAACGTTGAATTCCAAAACTTCGCACTTGATATTGCAAAACTCGTTGCTGACAAAGACCCAGCTAGCGTTGAAGAACTGCTCACCCTTATCACTCCTGCCGGAATCCCCGTGCAAGAAGAGCTGAACCACAAAATAGCAAAAATTGGCGAAAACATGTCGATTCGTCGCTTTGTACGCGCCGCAGGCAACCCAGTAGCCACCTACACGCACATGGGCGGCAAAATTGGTGTTGTCGTAAGCCTGCAAGGTGGAAGCGCCGACTTAGCCAAAGATCTCTGCTTGCACGTAGCAGCGGCAAATCCACTCTTCCTTGATCAAAACTCGGTTGACGCGGACTACCTTGCGAAAGAAGAAGAGATTTTCACCGCGAAAGCCGTTGAATCTGGCAAACCCGAAAAAATCATCCCGAACATCGTCAAAGGGCAAGTTGAAAAACTTCTCAAAGACGTGTGCTTGGTGAACCAGACATTTGTCAAAGACCCTGATAAAACAATCAAGCAATTGCTCAGCGAAGCAGGTGCGACATTACTCTCTTTCACCCGTTACCAGCTTGGCGAAGGGATTGAAAAGAAAGAATGCAATTTTGCAGAAGAAGTTATGCAGCAGGTTCAGGGAGCCCGCTAA